One Trichosurus vulpecula isolate mTriVul1 chromosome 7, mTriVul1.pri, whole genome shotgun sequence genomic region harbors:
- the LOC118856664 gene encoding glutathione S-transferase-like, which produces MAAKPKLYYFNGRGRMESVRWLLAAAGVEYEEVFLETAEELQNLIKDGELLYHQVPMVEIDGMKMVQTRAILRYIAAKYNLYGKDLKEQLLIDMYVEGMRDLYDIIMLLPFALPEDQEKNLSIVAEKATQRFFPVYEKVLKDGKNYLVGNQLSWADVHLLELILMAEECKSDILLAFPKLQEFKSRVSKLPRIQKFLQPGSQRKPPMDDACLEALQKIFTSPKGLLLKHSSMSLAYF; this is translated from the exons ATGGCTGCGAAGCCCAAACTTTATTACTTCAATGGAAGAGGCAGGATGGAATCTGTGCGCTGGCTCTTGGCCGCTGCTGGGGTGGAG TATGAAGAGGTGTTTCTTGAAACAGCTGAAGAACTTCAGAATTTAATTAAGG atggcGAACTACTGTACCATCAAGTGCCAATGGTGGAAATTGATGGAATGAAGATGGTACAAACCAGAGCCATCCTGAGATATATAGCCGCAAAATACAACTTGTATGGGAAGGACCTGAAGGAGCAACTCCT cattGACATGTATGTGGAAGGAATGAGAGATCTGTACGACATTATTATGTTACTCCCATTTGCTTTGCCTGAAGATCAGGAGAAGAATCTTAGCATCGTCGCTGAGAAAGCCACTCAAAGATTCTTCCCAGTGTATGAGAAG GTATTAAAAGATGGGAAAAATTACCTTGTCGGCAACCAGCTGAGCTGGGCAGATGTACATCTACTTGAACTCATCTTAATGGCTGAAGAATGCAAGTCTGATATTCTCTTGGCATTTCCTAAACTGCAG gagttcaaatccagagtcAGCAAACTCCCAAGGATTCAGAAATTCCTTCAGCCTGGTAGTCAAAGAAAGCCACCAATGGATGATGCATGTCTTGAAGCTTTACAGAAGATATTTACTTCGCCAAAAGGCTTGCTTCTTAAACACTCTAGTATGTCATTAGCTTATTTTTAG